GCCCGCCGCTCAAGCCCAAACACACTACGATCCGCACCGCGACCGTACCCTGCTGCTGTCAAAACAAGAAATCGCCTCCCTCATAGGCAAATCCCAAGCAGCCGGCCGCACGCTCATTCCATTGTCCATATATTCGAAACGCGGTCTTATCAAAGTAGAGCTGGGGCTGGGGCGAGGAAAGAAAGAACACGATAAGCGTGAAGCGATAAAAAAACGTGAAATGAAACGCCATTTGAGGA
The DNA window shown above is from Methanoregula sp. and carries:
- the smpB gene encoding SsrA-binding protein SmpB produces the protein MPPFAVNKKALYNYEITERLEAGIKLTGPEVKSVKQGQVSLAGSYARITPYGEALLINATISAYPPAAQAQTHYDPHRDRTLLLSKQEIASLIGKSQAAGRTLIPLSIYSKRGLIKVELGLGRGKKEHDKREAIKKREMKRHLRTRMLP